A region of Nostoc sp. 'Peltigera membranacea cyanobiont' N6 DNA encodes the following proteins:
- a CDS encoding NAD(P)/FAD-dependent oxidoreductase, which yields MAVSLENNAPHQVVIVGGGFGGLYAAKGLNAANLNVTLIDKRNFHLFQPLLYQVATGTLSPSDISAPLRSVFSKSKNTKVLLGEVNEIDPKAQQVILGDEIVPYDTLIVATGANHSYFGKDHWEKVAPGLKTVEDAIEMRRRIFGAFEAAEKETDPEKRRAFLNFVIVGGGPTGVELAGAIAELAYKTLKEDFRSIDTSETRILLLQGGPRILPHMAPELSASAAVSLQKLGIELHTHTRVTNIEGGIVTFKQGNEFTEIASDTILWAAGVQGSPMGKVLKESTGVECDFSGRVIVEPDLSIEGYNNIFVIGDLANFSHQDSKVLPGVAPVAKQQGEYVGKLIQRRLQGKTLPQFRYSDVGSLAMIGQNLAVVDLGLMKLTGFIAWAFWLLVHIYFLIEFDTKLLVVFQWAWNYITRNRRSRLITGREAFVEPKTVKDRVQEPSATPL from the coding sequence ATGGCAGTTTCACTTGAAAATAATGCACCCCATCAGGTTGTTATTGTTGGTGGTGGTTTTGGTGGACTGTATGCAGCAAAGGGTCTGAATGCAGCGAATCTAAATGTTACTCTCATTGATAAACGTAACTTTCACCTCTTTCAGCCGCTTTTATATCAAGTTGCCACAGGTACGCTATCACCTTCTGATATTTCCGCACCATTGCGATCTGTATTTAGCAAAAGTAAGAATACAAAAGTGTTGTTGGGAGAAGTAAATGAGATCGATCCAAAAGCGCAACAAGTTATTCTGGGCGATGAAATAGTACCTTATGATACATTAATTGTCGCCACAGGTGCTAACCATTCCTATTTTGGTAAAGATCACTGGGAAAAAGTTGCTCCTGGTTTGAAGACTGTGGAAGATGCGATAGAAATGCGTCGCCGGATATTTGGCGCATTTGAAGCAGCAGAAAAAGAAACCGATCCTGAAAAACGGCGTGCTTTCTTGAATTTCGTGATTGTGGGGGGTGGCCCGACTGGTGTAGAATTAGCAGGTGCGATCGCAGAATTGGCATACAAAACTCTCAAAGAAGATTTCCGCAGCATCGACACTTCAGAAACGAGAATTTTACTATTACAAGGGGGCCCTCGCATCCTCCCACACATGGCACCAGAGTTATCGGCATCAGCAGCAGTATCTTTGCAAAAGTTGGGTATAGAACTCCACACTCACACTAGGGTGACGAATATTGAAGGTGGTATCGTTACTTTCAAGCAAGGCAATGAATTTACAGAAATTGCCTCAGACACTATATTGTGGGCAGCAGGTGTTCAAGGTTCCCCAATGGGGAAAGTCTTAAAAGAAAGTACAGGTGTAGAGTGCGATTTCTCTGGGCGGGTGATTGTAGAACCTGACTTGTCTATCGAGGGTTATAACAACATTTTCGTAATTGGAGATTTAGCTAACTTCTCCCACCAAGATAGTAAAGTCTTACCTGGTGTTGCACCTGTAGCTAAACAACAAGGAGAGTATGTAGGTAAATTAATTCAACGACGGCTTCAAGGTAAGACTTTGCCACAATTTCGTTACAGCGATGTGGGTAGTTTGGCGATGATTGGGCAAAATTTAGCTGTTGTAGATTTAGGCTTAATGAAACTCACAGGTTTCATTGCTTGGGCATTTTGGCTATTAGTTCACATCTACTTCTTAATCGAGTTTGACACTAAATTACTAGTAGTATTTCAGTGGGCGTGGAATTATATCACTCGTAATCGTCGCTCTAGATTGATTACAGGTAGAGAAGCT